Genomic segment of Paenibacillus sp. FSL R5-0912:
TCCGGAAAGATCAGTAAGCTTTCCCCTTGTTTAACAAGCTTTATTATCTTTTCGAGACCCTCTTTGTCAGCGGTATTGGGCTTAATAGTAGTAGTCTTCAGTACATGGACACCGATGCTGGTCACTGCATTATTTGACAGCTTTTCCCCAGCTACAAAAGTCGGATCAATCGCTTTTAGAGCCTTGTCCAGCACTAATCCATCCGAATTGCTTAGATGATTACTTACAAAAATAGTGGGTGTTTGTATTTCTTTTAAGTTTTCACTGCCGGTTATATGTATATTTGCATATTTGTTCAGGTAATTATTTATTATATTTTTCGATATGGATATGACCCATTTATCCGGCAAAAAATTTATGATTCTTGCCGCTGTAGCGGTAATCATATACGTATCCCCCTAATATTCACCTGTAATCTAGGATACCATATCCTGGCATGAAGATTGATGTCTATTGGAAAAATGAATAAGAACTGTCCTAAAAGCCATGAAATGGCTGCTTGGGACAACTCCTTTTTTATACGTAAGAGATACGTAAGCTTTTTGGGCGGACGCTCCGCGAACGGACCGTTGTTCCAATTGCTGTTGTCCCCAGATTTTATTGATTCTCCTTAGCGGTGAAAATCAGGGGACAAAGGCGACCGCTGCCGCTTTTCCACAATCGTTCCGTCCTCTCCGCTGTTTAAGCGGGGAATGAATCTACAATCCTTAAAAAACGCAAAAAAGTAAAACCATACTTTAGTAAAATGAAGATACCCCACAACCATTTCTTGAAGTTCGGTTTGCCGAAACCGGGATACAATGTACAATTCGGGCCGAAAAGCAATTTGTTTTAGCCTACAGTTCACACTAAAGACAGACCGACACCCGCTGTTTAGAGCCGCATATAGACAAGCGCAGCAGAACTTCGGAAAATGGCCAAAGGCAGTCATTGCGGACAGTCTGGAACAGCTGCGATACCAGAATCAAGCGCGGGAACGGTTGCGGAGTGAAGAATACTGCGCCTTAGCTGAAGGTGGCCTGTCTCCGCTCGTAGAAATTCTACTTTTGAGACAGCCTCTATGTATCCTACTCCATCTCCATATTGCCTTTAACCCTTGCTAAATATTCCGCATAATAGAACAGCAGTATACCCAGGAGAAAAAAGCCGCATCCAAGCAAACCCTCTACGGCCATCTGGGTAAGGAGGGTTGTAAATCCATTATCCCCGGTACGAATGAGCAGTTTCGTCGCTTCTACACCTCTTGTTAGCGGGAAAAATTCAGATAATCTGTACATCCAGTCCGGCATATGAGAACGCGGGAAGCTGGCTCCGCTGAACAGAAGTAACACGCTTGCAAGCAGATTGGACCAGATATGCATCGACGGTGACCAGAGCGCAAAGCTTGAGATCACAAACCCGAGTCCGCAGGCAGCGGAAATGGATACGGTCCACACGAGGCCAAGCCATGCAAGCTGCTCACCCGAGAAGGTAAGCCCAAAGATCAGCATTCCGAAAGCGAGTCCAAGAGCTGCCGTGAATAGGCCGCTGACAATATGAAATATAGCCCGGGCAAAAAAGACGGCAATTTTGCTGGCAGGGCTTGCCACTACCAATTGCAGTGTACCCATCTGTCGGTCAGTATTGATAACGGTCATCATTCCGAAGACCGCGTTCATCACGCACAACAGAAGCGCATTCGAAACCACATAACCGGCAAGATTGCTTCCCTGAAAAGCGTATTTGGCCAGCATTGCGAAGAAGAGCAATTGGCTTAACGGGTTAATGACCATAACCATCAGATAGACACCGGGATTAAGCCAGCCGAACAGTGCTTTGAACGATAGGTGCGCATGACGGTAAAACCGGGCAACAGATTTCATTTTAGAACACCCCTAAATTTCCATTTATTCTGGCTCGTCTCTCTACAAGCCGGTAGTAGGCAAGAGAAATAACGAGATAAAAGACGGTTAACATCAGCAGTGCTCCCCAAGCAACAATAAGCTCATCCTGTTTCATATCCTTCCTGCTAATGATTCTTAGTAATTCTATGGCCCAAGTAGGGGGCAGCACCCAGGATAAAGGCTTGACCCAGTCCGGAAGTACGGAGACGGGAAACATGAACCCGCATATGAGATACACCGGATATTCCAACATGTTCATCAGGGCATAAGCCTGACGGGACAGCGTAAAAGACATAGCAAGAAAGAAGGAGAAGACCGACAGCGCGCATAGGACAAATAGGTAAGCAAGTATGAATTGCAACGGATGCCCAATAATCACTGGAACGCGGTAAATGACGATTAAATAACAATAAGAAATAAGCATGGATAATGTTCCCCATAGGGTGTTGGCTATAATTTTGCCGGCCAGCGTAAGCCCGAATGGGATAGGGGCTGTGAACAACAGTTCTAAAGTTCCATAGTACTTCTCACGGTTAACATCACTGGCTGAAGAGAATACGATGGAGGACCAAAGGGTAATGAACCCGGAGCCCAGCACAACATACTGAAAAATTTGCTCCGCAGAGGAATTTCCGTATACCAATATCGCTATGGTCGAGAACAGGAATGGCATCAGGAAGATAATAAACTGGAACATTGGACGGGCGAGCGAGAGCTTCATATGTACTTTAATCGTATGGAGTAAGGATCTCAGATCCGGGGTAAGGGTGTAACTCATGAGGCATCCCCGCCTAATATTTGAATATAGACATCCTCTAAAGTAGGCGTTGTAATCGACAAATTCGCCATTCTTACCGGGCCTGCAATATGATACAGCTCCATGATGAGCTCTTGGGGAAAGCGGGTTTGAATTCGCAATCGCTGCAGCTGCTCCGGCTGATCAATTTGCAGATGGAGGGTTGCCGGATGCGCCGTGATTATCGCCTGTTCCTCCTCCGTAAATTCAGAGATGCTGCAGGTTACAACGGAAATTTGATCGATTCGCTTCTTAAGCTCCTCTGGAGTGTCCAGTACAGAAATCAGCCCTTTATCAATAAAAGCGATCCGGTCGCAGAGCTCATCTGCTTCAGGCATGTAATGTGTAGTAAGCAGAATCGTCGTGCCCTGGCGCTTTAAATTATGCAGAATATCACGCAGCTGCCTTGCGCTCACCGGGTCAAGCCCGATCGTCGGTTCATCCAGGAACAGAATTCTCGGCTCGTTCACCAAACCGCGGGCAATCTGCAGCTTTTGCTTCATGCCTTTGGAGAAGGTTTCGACTCTGCGGTGGGCAACTTCGCTCAAACCTACCAGCTCCAGCAATTGTGGAATCCGGCTCTTCTGCACCTGGCGGGGGACTTTATATAAATCTGCAAAATAAGCGAGATTATCATAGGCTGATAACCGCCAATACAGATTGCGCTCTCCGCCGAGAATAAAGTTGATCTGTGAGCGCAGCCTCTTGAATTCCTTCACGGGGTCAAGCCCGAGAATACGAACCTCGCCGGATGTCGGCGTTAGCAGTGTGGTCAATATTTTAATCGTTGTTGTTTTACCAGCGCCGTTTGGACCTAATAACCCGAGAATCTCCCCTTCACGCACAGAAAAGCTGATACCCTGAAGAGCCTCGACGACCTTTCGCTTTCTTCTGAAAATCCCTTCCTCGGTTTGATAGGTCCGCTTCAAATTATGCACCTGAATGATTTCTGTGCTCATGTAAGATGATCACCTTTCTTATATAAGATAAACGTCTTATATTAAAATAGCATCTGATTTCTGTTTTAGGCAAGTACATTTTTGTGATGAAATGAAAAACGACCACCCGGTTAACGGATGATCGTCTAATTCACAGCTATTCCATTTGCACAAAAGAACTCAGCTCTTGCAGCAGCTTCCCGAACCTGGAATGATCAAGCTCGAAATATTTAATGTTGCCAACCTTCTCCTCAACGATCAAGCCGGCTTGCTTCAATATTTCCAAATGATGCGAGATCGTCGCAGTCGTTAAATCGAGTGTGTTCGCAAGCCTTGCCCCGTACTCCTTGTGCTGATGGAGAATCCGCAGAATCATAATGCGGTTCCGATCAGATAATGCCTTCAGCTGCTTCTCCAGTTCCAGGCTTCGCTCCAGGGTATTCATTGGAGCGTTATAACAGCCATAAATAACGATGCAGTTATGTTTATCGAATATCCGGATATGATGGGGAGTCAGGAAATAAGAAGGGATGAAGTAAAACGTCTGGTAGTTACTGACTCTGCGAAACGTTTTTTCCATCAGCTTTTGCGCTAAGTGAAGCGGCTCCAGTCCGAAGGCTTGAGCTTCTTGAATGGCAGCCTCATATAAGCCTTGTTTGGCCTGCAGATGCCCGCGAAAGACAGCGGAGTCTGTTATCTCCTGCAGCAGGAGCTGGATCGATGCGCGGATCGGCTTGATTTCAGTGAACATGACCTTCATGAAATCCGGCTTATCGCCAAACATGGAGGCTGCATTGACCCCCAGATCAGCAGTTGTATCCGGATGGAGCAAAGCTTCAGCGATCTGCTGCTGTGGCACTTCCCCGCCAAAAATATAGAATAGATAAGACTCGTCAGACAGCCCGGAAATTTCATCCAGGAATAACGCCATATCATTGAAATGGGGAAACGGAATAAAAAACTCATACAGGTACATAAAATCCCAACGGCTTCTTATTCTCCAGCTAGTAATAAAGGCATTGGCCTCAGCAGATAACGCTTGATGCAACAGCTCATGCTCATGCTGTGCATAGGAATGCTGGTCAGCCTCGGTATAACTTGATAATAATGCAATAGCTTCCGCTACAGAAGAGATTGTATGTATAACTGTCTTAGTAACGTTGTTCTCACTCTGTTCGAGCGCCAATGGACATCCCCCTTTACTCTCATTTCAACATAAGAGATGAAACTTCTTTTGTCAAATTGCCGGTGCGCGCTTATATCTTGACAGCAACAATTCAAACATGATAACTTTACGGTAGATTAATAAAGGCAATGTAACCTTAGGGTTCAACCTCGCTGAGAAGTGGGGTTGGACCCTTTTTGCATTCCCGAACCAGAGGAGGATTCAGATGTTGAGAACAGAGTTGCTGCTGCAGCGGCTGGACGAAATCGGTAAGTCACTGGAGCGTACGGGCGATGCTCTATTATTATTAGGTGTTGGTTCCGTTGGGGTCGAGACGGCACGGATGGATGAGTATTCAGATTTGGATTTCTTCGTTATTGTGAAGCCGGGAGTGACCCGGAGATATATCGACCAGTTGGATTGGCTCGAAGCCATACAGCCTCTTGCCTATGCCTTCAAGAATTCGGACCTTGGATATAAGGTGTTGTTCGAGGATGGTATTTTCGCGGAATATGCTGTATTCGAGGAATCGGAGCTGGCGGATGCCGCTTACACGGAGGGCCGGGTGATATGGAAGAATCCGGACTTTGCCAATTCGGCAATCGCCAGACCTTTAAGACCGCTCCCTTCCCCGAAGGAGGATTCCCTGGACTTTCCTTTGAACGAAGCCTTAACCAATCTATACGTAGGCCTCGGACGTTATGCAAGAGGTGAGCGTCTATCCGCTACGCGGTTTATTCAGGGACATGCGATAGACAGGATTCTGTCTGTACTCCATCTGCTGGAGGACGAGATTGATTATTATCCCGACCCGTTTGGAAATGAAAGACGGCTCGAGAAGAGATACCCCCGTTTTGCAGAGATTATCGGCGGGATGATTCAGGGATACGATCATGTGCCCGAATCGGCACTATGCATTCTGGATTTCTTGGAAGAGGTGTATCCGGTCAATCCAAGGTTAAGCGATGAGATCCGGCGGTTAGCCAAGCTAATGTAAAGTAACGGCCTTGCTTCCTGTTATGGGAAAGAAAGGTTCTTGAATTTCTTTCCCGAAATGCAGGCGGGGTGGAATTTGTGGTATCTTATTTCCGTTCAAAGAAATAAACGATTTAACGAAAAGGGGTGATTTCCGTAGACCAGGAACTTGTAGCTGCTCTTGCCATCGAATTTAGGAACTCGCTCAAGGTGCTGAACGCGGTCGGAGATGAGACCAGCAGGCCATCCTGTTGGCCTTGCTTCAAGGGCCGCAGAATCCCGGCATGCGTGTAGGTGAGATAAGGGTGGAAACCCACTTATCCCGTTCGGCCGTTTCGCATCATCTGAAAATATTGAAAGGTGCACAGATTATAAGCGTCCGGAAAGAAGGAACACGTAACTATTATCGTCTGGACACCGGAAGCAAGCTGATGTTGTTGAAAAGCTTAGTAAGCGAATTGGAAAAGGCCCTTGTAC
This window contains:
- a CDS encoding lysophospholipid acyltransferase family protein, whose translation is MITATAARIINFLPDKWVISISKNIINNYLNKYANIHITGSENLKEIQTPTIFVSNHLSNSDGLVLDKALKAIDPTFVAGEKLSNNAVTSIGVHVLKTTTIKPNTADKEGLEKIIKLVKQGESLLIFPEGTRSRASSLIEAKKGILLIARLTGAPIVPVGLYGTEKLLPIHQDGDMKAETFNKADVHIQIGQQFELLQRAKDQDKKEYEEFTLTYIMKKIAELLPEGYRGVYK
- a CDS encoding ABC transporter permease; amino-acid sequence: MKSVARFYRHAHLSFKALFGWLNPGVYLMVMVINPLSQLLFFAMLAKYAFQGSNLAGYVVSNALLLCVMNAVFGMMTVINTDRQMGTLQLVVASPASKIAVFFARAIFHIVSGLFTAALGLAFGMLIFGLTFSGEQLAWLGLVWTVSISAACGLGFVISSFALWSPSMHIWSNLLASVLLLFSGASFPRSHMPDWMYRLSEFFPLTRGVEATKLLIRTGDNGFTTLLTQMAVEGLLGCGFFLLGILLFYYAEYLARVKGNMEME
- a CDS encoding ABC transporter permease, with amino-acid sequence MSYTLTPDLRSLLHTIKVHMKLSLARPMFQFIIFLMPFLFSTIAILVYGNSSAEQIFQYVVLGSGFITLWSSIVFSSASDVNREKYYGTLELLFTAPIPFGLTLAGKIIANTLWGTLSMLISYCYLIVIYRVPVIIGHPLQFILAYLFVLCALSVFSFFLAMSFTLSRQAYALMNMLEYPVYLICGFMFPVSVLPDWVKPLSWVLPPTWAIELLRIISRKDMKQDELIVAWGALLMLTVFYLVISLAYYRLVERRARINGNLGVF
- a CDS encoding ABC transporter ATP-binding protein, which codes for MSTEIIQVHNLKRTYQTEEGIFRRKRKVVEALQGISFSVREGEILGLLGPNGAGKTTTIKILTTLLTPTSGEVRILGLDPVKEFKRLRSQINFILGGERNLYWRLSAYDNLAYFADLYKVPRQVQKSRIPQLLELVGLSEVAHRRVETFSKGMKQKLQIARGLVNEPRILFLDEPTIGLDPVSARQLRDILHNLKRQGTTILLTTHYMPEADELCDRIAFIDKGLISVLDTPEELKKRIDQISVVTCSISEFTEEEQAIITAHPATLHLQIDQPEQLQRLRIQTRFPQELIMELYHIAGPVRMANLSITTPTLEDVYIQILGGDAS
- a CDS encoding ArsR/SmtB family transcription factor → MALEQSENNVTKTVIHTISSVAEAIALLSSYTEADQHSYAQHEHELLHQALSAEANAFITSWRIRSRWDFMYLYEFFIPFPHFNDMALFLDEISGLSDESYLFYIFGGEVPQQQIAEALLHPDTTADLGVNAASMFGDKPDFMKVMFTEIKPIRASIQLLLQEITDSAVFRGHLQAKQGLYEAAIQEAQAFGLEPLHLAQKLMEKTFRRVSNYQTFYFIPSYFLTPHHIRIFDKHNCIVIYGCYNAPMNTLERSLELEKQLKALSDRNRIMILRILHQHKEYGARLANTLDLTTATISHHLEILKQAGLIVEEKVGNIKYFELDHSRFGKLLQELSSFVQME